The Allochromatium tepidum genome has a window encoding:
- a CDS encoding nitric oxide reductase activation protein NorD, whose protein sequence is MTIDFSEYLACLKADPAHEHAQALESSYHEAARVMSPRGLEHYLTGIRALCGLNKGSDLVLTYVQEMPGVAKEVGEDIIPDIVSFLMKMASHTSGTVIMLMMATMPLAASRLGDIEVMRGYLNLLHQLAGKAPRGLRPMMENMDELLSKLTLGGLRRWALWGAQAHARDLDGQLAYFGLQTESSRSVLQKERRGTLFVDNQRKLNFYLRALWARAFFMRPTSGDYESRVGLKPFIEDFQIHLPDAFDAWRGISGVELYRAAAAHCAAHMVYTTAPISAEQINPAQRVLIGLFEDARIESLAIRDFPGLKKLWLQFFTAPAGADEPGARHPLLDLMMRLARALLDADYRDAEALVNESADAFRAAFAATPEDNRISWIAGVEFYNRAVQICAVPSLRILEDWPIPYRDDNDYVWDFDENLFMTRGVDYLPASRQQVRRNVNVMEMVNEVDCELAGDDAQEIWTLSTPFWLDQEGCTINELEGKEPVSEPYHYQEWDYRVQLHRPDWATVIERRQGRGDPETMDAILTKHKPVASRIRHLIDALQPQGIVRRRGYEEGEELDLNAAVRAMIDIRRGVMPDPRINIRITRHVRDLAILVLMDLSQSTNEKVGVKEGEPGYDEAPSILDLTRESTGLLAWAIDSIGDSFAVHGFASDGRHDVQYYRFKDFDQPYGDEAKSRLAGMKGGLSTRMGAALRHAGRHLSQQPARKRLVLLITDGEPADIDERDPQYLRHDAKKAVEDLRMKGIHTYCLTLDPEADRYVARIFGENAYSVVDQVERLPERLPAVFAALTG, encoded by the coding sequence ATGACGATCGACTTCAGCGAATACCTCGCCTGCCTCAAGGCCGATCCAGCGCACGAGCACGCCCAGGCGCTGGAATCGAGCTATCACGAGGCCGCGCGGGTGATGTCCCCTCGGGGACTCGAACACTATCTGACCGGCATCCGCGCCCTGTGCGGCCTCAACAAGGGGTCGGATCTGGTGCTGACCTATGTCCAGGAGATGCCGGGCGTGGCCAAGGAGGTCGGCGAGGACATCATCCCGGATATCGTCAGTTTCTTGATGAAGATGGCCTCGCACACCTCCGGTACCGTCATCATGCTGATGATGGCGACCATGCCGCTGGCGGCCAGCCGGCTCGGTGACATCGAGGTGATGCGCGGCTATCTCAATCTGCTCCATCAGCTCGCCGGTAAGGCTCCACGGGGCTTGAGACCCATGATGGAGAATATGGACGAGCTGCTCTCCAAGCTCACGCTCGGCGGACTGCGGCGCTGGGCGCTGTGGGGGGCGCAGGCCCATGCGCGCGACCTGGACGGTCAACTGGCCTATTTCGGACTCCAGACCGAGTCCTCGCGCTCGGTGTTGCAGAAGGAGCGGCGCGGCACGCTCTTCGTCGACAACCAGCGCAAGCTCAATTTCTATCTGCGCGCGCTCTGGGCGCGGGCTTTCTTCATGCGTCCGACCTCGGGCGATTATGAATCGCGTGTGGGACTCAAGCCTTTCATCGAAGACTTCCAGATCCATCTGCCCGACGCCTTCGACGCCTGGCGCGGGATCTCGGGGGTGGAACTCTATCGCGCGGCGGCGGCGCACTGCGCCGCGCACATGGTCTATACCACGGCACCCATCAGCGCCGAGCAGATCAATCCGGCGCAGCGCGTGCTCATCGGGCTGTTCGAGGACGCGCGTATCGAGTCGCTGGCGATCCGCGATTTTCCTGGGCTGAAAAAGCTTTGGCTCCAGTTCTTCACCGCGCCCGCCGGGGCCGATGAGCCGGGCGCGCGTCATCCGCTACTGGATCTGATGATGCGGCTGGCGCGGGCGCTGTTGGATGCCGACTATCGCGATGCCGAGGCGCTCGTCAATGAGTCGGCGGACGCCTTCCGCGCGGCTTTCGCCGCCACGCCCGAGGACAACCGGATCAGTTGGATCGCCGGGGTCGAGTTCTACAACCGCGCGGTCCAGATCTGCGCCGTCCCCAGTCTGCGCATCCTGGAAGACTGGCCGATCCCCTATCGCGACGACAACGACTACGTCTGGGACTTCGACGAGAACCTGTTCATGACGCGCGGCGTGGACTATCTGCCCGCCAGCCGGCAGCAGGTGCGGCGCAACGTCAATGTCATGGAGATGGTCAACGAGGTCGACTGCGAGCTGGCCGGCGACGACGCGCAGGAGATCTGGACCCTGTCGACGCCCTTCTGGCTCGATCAGGAGGGTTGCACCATCAATGAGCTGGAAGGCAAGGAGCCGGTCTCCGAGCCCTATCACTATCAGGAATGGGACTATCGGGTGCAGCTCCATCGCCCGGACTGGGCGACCGTGATCGAGCGTCGTCAGGGTCGCGGCGATCCCGAGACCATGGATGCCATCCTGACCAAGCACAAGCCGGTCGCCAGCCGTATCCGCCATCTGATCGACGCACTCCAGCCGCAGGGCATCGTGCGCCGGCGCGGCTACGAGGAAGGCGAGGAGCTGGATCTGAACGCCGCCGTGCGCGCCATGATCGACATCCGGCGCGGGGTCATGCCCGATCCGCGCATCAACATCCGCATCACGCGCCATGTGCGCGATCTGGCCATCCTGGTGCTGATGGATCTGTCGCAGTCGACCAACGAGAAGGTCGGGGTCAAGGAAGGCGAGCCGGGCTATGACGAGGCGCCGAGCATCCTGGATCTGACGCGCGAATCGACCGGGCTGCTGGCCTGGGCCATCGATTCCATTGGGGACAGTTTTGCCGTGCATGGCTTTGCCTCCGATGGCCGCCACGATGTCCAGTACTACCGCTTCAAGGACTTCGATCAGCCCTATGGCGACGAGGCCAAGTCGCGGCTCGCGGGCATGAAGGGCGGTCTCTCGACCCGCATGGGCGCGGCCCTGCGTCATGCCGGCCGGCATCTGAGCCAGCAGCCGGCACGGAAACGGCTGGTGCTGCTGATCACCGACGGCGAGCCGGCCGACATCGACGAGCGCGACCCGCAGTATCTGCGCCACGATGCCAAGAAGGCGGTCGAGGATCTGCGCATGAAGGGCATCCACACCTACTGTCTGACCCTCGACCCCGAGGCCGACCGCTATGTGGCGCGCATCTTCGGCGAGAACGCCTATTCGGTCGTCGATCAGGTCGAGCGGCTGCCTGAGCGGCTGCCGGCGGTGTTCGCGGCGCTGACGGGCTGA
- a CDS encoding peptidylprolyl isomerase — MIKLTTNHGEILIELDAEKAPKTCANFEQYVRDGHYDGTLFHRVIDGFMIQGGGMNPDFSQKPTRAPIENEAKNGLKNRTGTLAMARTMQPHSATSQFFINVSNNDFLDYPGQDGWGYCVFGRVVDGMETVEAIKGVRTGSRAGHQDVPMDDVVIEKAEII, encoded by the coding sequence ATGATCAAACTGACCACCAACCACGGCGAAATCCTGATCGAACTCGACGCCGAGAAGGCCCCCAAGACCTGCGCCAACTTCGAGCAGTACGTCCGTGACGGTCACTACGACGGCACCCTCTTCCACCGCGTCATCGACGGTTTCATGATCCAGGGCGGCGGCATGAATCCCGACTTCAGCCAGAAGCCCACCCGCGCCCCGATCGAGAACGAGGCCAAGAACGGACTCAAGAACCGGACCGGCACCCTCGCCATGGCGCGCACCATGCAGCCGCACTCGGCGACCTCGCAGTTCTTCATCAACGTCTCCAACAACGACTTCCTCGACTATCCCGGCCAGGACGGTTGGGGCTACTGCGTCTTCGGGCGCGTGGTCGATGGCATGGAAACGGTCGAGGCCATCAAGGGCGTGCGTACCGGCAGCCGCGCCGGGCATCAGGATGTGCCGATGGACGACGTGGTCATCGAAAAGGCTGAGATCATCTGA
- a CDS encoding Lrp/AsnC family transcriptional regulator translates to MKLDRYDRQILVELQRDGRLSNQDLAERIGLSPSPCLRRVRALEEAGFITGYHAELDAKKLDLSLMVILSISMDRHTPERFERFDAAVKDMPEVLECLLITGREADYQLKVVARDMDAYQDFLLNKITRLEGVAGVHSSFVLRRVLERPDLPIT, encoded by the coding sequence ATGAAACTCGACCGCTACGACCGCCAGATCCTCGTCGAACTGCAACGCGACGGACGCCTCAGCAATCAGGATCTGGCCGAGCGGATCGGACTCTCGCCCTCGCCCTGTCTGAGGCGCGTGCGTGCACTGGAAGAAGCCGGATTCATCACCGGCTATCACGCCGAACTCGATGCGAAGAAACTCGACCTGAGTCTCATGGTGATCCTGAGCATCTCCATGGACCGCCACACGCCGGAGCGCTTCGAACGCTTCGACGCCGCCGTCAAGGATATGCCGGAAGTGCTCGAATGCCTGCTCATCACGGGACGGGAAGCCGACTATCAGCTCAAGGTCGTGGCGCGCGACATGGACGCCTATCAGGATTTTTTGTTGAACAAGATCACACGTCTGGAAGGCGTGGCGGGCGTGCATTCCAGTTTCGTCCTGCGACGGGTCTTGGAACGCCCGGATCTGCCGATAACCTGA
- a CDS encoding sensor histidine kinase, with translation MRAGFAGEERKSTYYRFIHEESERLSRLIANVLQLARIGRDALVLEPRVMPIGELMALVVERVASQVERAGFRLELSGEDGADELLVDPDAFVQILINLVDNALKFAAGAETRVIRLSAARRWATDVCG, from the coding sequence TTGCGCGCCGGTTTCGCCGGCGAGGAACGCAAGTCGACCTACTATCGCTTCATCCACGAGGAGAGCGAGCGGCTGTCGCGGCTCATCGCCAATGTGCTGCAACTGGCGCGCATCGGGCGCGATGCCCTGGTGCTGGAGCCGCGCGTCATGCCGATCGGTGAATTGATGGCGCTGGTGGTCGAGCGGGTCGCGAGTCAGGTCGAGCGCGCCGGTTTCCGACTGGAACTGAGCGGCGAAGACGGCGCGGACGAGCTGCTGGTCGACCCGGACGCCTTCGTGCAGATCCTCATCAATCTGGTCGACAACGCCCTCAAGTTCGCCGCCGGGGCCGAGACGCGCGTGATCCGTCTCTCAGCGGCGAGACGCTGGGCAACGGACGTCTGCGGGTGA
- a CDS encoding ribulose bisphosphate carboxylase small subunit, with protein MSEMQDYSSSLEDVNSRKFETFSYLPAMDADRIRKQVEYIVGKGWNPAIEHTEPENAFDHYWYMWKLPMFGETNVDAILKEAEACHKAHPNNHVRLIGYDNYAQSKGAEMVVYRGKPV; from the coding sequence ATGAGCGAAATGCAGGATTACAGTTCCAGCCTCGAAGACGTCAACAGCCGCAAGTTCGAGACCTTCTCCTACCTGCCGGCGATGGATGCCGACCGCATCCGCAAGCAGGTCGAGTACATCGTCGGCAAGGGCTGGAATCCGGCCATCGAGCACACCGAGCCGGAAAATGCCTTCGACCACTACTGGTACATGTGGAAGCTGCCGATGTTCGGTGAGACCAACGTCGACGCCATCCTCAAGGAAGCCGAGGCCTGCCACAAGGCGCACCCCAACAACCACGTGCGCCTGATCGGCTACGACAACTACGCCCAGTCCAAGGGCGCCGAGATGGTGGTCTATCGCGGCAAGCCGGTCTGA
- a CDS encoding CbbQ/NirQ/NorQ/GpvN family protein produces the protein MSDIDSTQYLIDQEPYYRPVSNEVALYEAAYAARMPVMLKGPTGCGKTRFVEYMAWKLGKPLITVACNEDMTASDLVGRFLLDINGTKWQDGPLTVAARIGAICYLDEVVEARQDTTVVIHPLTDHRRNLPLEKKGELVTAHPDFQIVISYNPNYQSLMKDLKQSTKQRFGALDFDYPTAEIESEIVAHEGGVDKATAEKLVQIAHRSRNLKGHGLDEGMSTRLLVYAAQLIGKGVEPQAAAQMALVRPLTDDPDMRDTLDAAVNTYF, from the coding sequence ATGTCAGACATCGACAGTACTCAATATCTGATTGACCAGGAACCCTACTACCGCCCCGTGAGCAACGAGGTGGCGCTCTACGAAGCGGCCTATGCCGCGCGCATGCCGGTCATGCTCAAGGGACCGACCGGCTGCGGCAAGACGCGCTTCGTCGAATACATGGCCTGGAAACTCGGCAAGCCGCTGATCACCGTGGCCTGTAACGAGGACATGACCGCCTCGGATCTGGTCGGACGCTTCCTGCTCGACATCAACGGCACCAAGTGGCAGGACGGCCCGCTGACGGTCGCCGCGCGCATCGGTGCCATCTGCTATCTCGACGAAGTGGTCGAGGCCCGCCAGGACACCACGGTCGTCATCCATCCGCTCACCGACCATCGGCGCAACCTGCCGCTCGAAAAGAAGGGCGAACTGGTCACGGCCCATCCCGATTTCCAGATCGTCATCTCCTACAACCCCAACTATCAGAGCCTGATGAAGGATCTGAAGCAGTCGACCAAGCAGCGTTTCGGCGCGCTCGACTTCGACTATCCGACGGCCGAGATCGAGTCCGAGATCGTCGCCCACGAGGGTGGTGTGGACAAGGCGACCGCCGAGAAGCTGGTGCAGATCGCGCATCGCAGCCGCAACCTCAAGGGCCACGGACTCGATGAGGGCATGTCGACCCGTCTGCTGGTCTATGCCGCGCAGCTCATCGGCAAGGGCGTCGAGCCGCAGGCGGCAGCCCAGATGGCGCTGGTGCGTCCGCTCACCGACGATCCCGACATGCGCGACACCCTGGACGCGGCGGTCAACACCTATTTCTGA
- a CDS encoding ATP-binding protein, producing MAKRQAIPGTGIGLALVERLTRAMGGRVEVISAEPGAEFRLEFPLARSAERAQDRLGTGTGSSR from the coding sequence GTGGCCAAGCGCCAGGCGATCCCCGGAACGGGCATCGGACTGGCGCTGGTCGAGCGACTCACCCGCGCCATGGGCGGGCGGGTGGAGGTCATATCCGCCGAGCCTGGGGCCGAGTTTCGGCTGGAGTTCCCCTTGGCCCGGTCGGCCGAGCGTGCTCAGGATCGATTGGGGACCGGCACCGGCTCCAGCCGCTGA
- a CDS encoding form I ribulose bisphosphate carboxylase large subunit: MAKTYNAGVKEYRETYWMPNYTPKDSDILACFKITPQAGVPREEAAAAVAAESSTGTWTTVWTDLLTDLDYYKGRAYAIEDVPGDDTCFYAFIAYPIDLFEEGSVVNVFTSLVGNVFGFKAVRALRLEDVRFPLAYVMTCNGPPHGIQVERDIMNKYGRPLLGCTIKPKLGLSAKNYGRAVYECLRGGLDFTKDDENVNSQPFMRWRQRFDFVMEAIHKAERETGERKGHYLNVTAPTPEEMYKRAEYAKEIGAPIIMHDYITGGFCANTGLAQWCRDNGVLLHIHRAMHAVMDRNPHHGIHFRVLTKILRLSGGDHLHTGTVVGKLEGDRASTLGWIDLLREKYIKEDRSRGIFFDQDWGSMPGAFAVASGGIHVWHMPALVTIFGDDSVLQFGGGTLGHPWGNAAGACANRVALEACVEARNQGIAIEKEGKDVLTKAAASSPELKIAMETWKEIKFEFDTVDKLDVAHK; encoded by the coding sequence ATGGCTAAGACGTACAACGCGGGCGTGAAAGAGTACCGCGAGACCTATTGGATGCCGAACTACACCCCGAAGGACTCGGACATCCTGGCCTGTTTCAAGATCACCCCGCAGGCGGGCGTGCCGCGTGAAGAGGCCGCCGCCGCTGTGGCCGCCGAATCTTCGACCGGCACCTGGACCACGGTCTGGACCGACCTGCTGACCGACCTTGATTACTACAAGGGCCGCGCCTACGCCATCGAGGACGTGCCGGGCGACGACACCTGCTTCTATGCCTTCATCGCCTATCCGATCGATCTGTTCGAGGAAGGCTCGGTCGTCAACGTCTTCACCTCGCTGGTCGGCAACGTGTTCGGCTTCAAGGCCGTGCGCGCCCTGCGTCTGGAAGACGTCCGCTTCCCGCTCGCCTATGTCATGACCTGCAACGGCCCGCCGCACGGCATCCAGGTCGAGCGCGACATCATGAACAAATATGGTCGGCCGCTCTTGGGCTGCACCATCAAGCCCAAGCTGGGTCTGTCGGCCAAGAACTACGGGCGTGCGGTCTACGAGTGTCTGCGCGGCGGTCTTGACTTCACCAAGGACGACGAAAACGTCAACTCGCAGCCCTTCATGCGCTGGCGTCAGCGGTTCGACTTCGTCATGGAAGCCATCCACAAGGCCGAGCGCGAGACCGGCGAGCGCAAGGGTCACTATCTGAACGTGACCGCGCCGACCCCGGAAGAGATGTACAAGCGCGCCGAGTACGCCAAGGAGATCGGCGCCCCGATCATCATGCACGACTACATCACCGGCGGTTTCTGCGCCAACACGGGTCTGGCCCAGTGGTGCCGTGACAACGGCGTGCTGCTGCACATCCACCGCGCCATGCACGCGGTCATGGACCGCAACCCGCACCACGGCATCCACTTCCGCGTCCTGACCAAGATCCTGCGTCTGTCGGGCGGCGATCACCTGCACACCGGCACCGTGGTCGGCAAGCTGGAAGGCGACCGCGCCTCCACCCTGGGCTGGATCGACCTGCTGCGTGAGAAGTACATCAAGGAAGACCGTTCGCGCGGTATCTTCTTCGACCAGGATTGGGGCTCCATGCCCGGTGCCTTCGCCGTCGCCTCCGGCGGTATCCATGTCTGGCACATGCCGGCGCTCGTGACCATCTTCGGTGACGACTCGGTGCTCCAGTTCGGCGGCGGCACCCTGGGTCATCCCTGGGGCAACGCGGCCGGCGCCTGCGCCAACCGTGTCGCGCTGGAAGCCTGCGTCGAGGCTCGCAACCAGGGCATCGCCATCGAGAAGGAAGGCAAGGACGTGCTCACCAAGGCCGCTGCGTCCAGTCCGGAACTCAAGATCGCCATGGAGACCTGGAAGGAGATCAAGTTCGAGTTCGACACCGTCGACAAGCTGGATGTCGCCCATAAATGA
- a CDS encoding methyl-accepting chemotaxis protein — MSIAIGAVSALSGLGLVALIDELSIPALAGSAVLWVFVVVLNWLILNATVGRPLAALDATLQAMYRDGDLSRRVSVRIGPTRSCIEHFNALIESFQGIIGKVIFDAERLANTADVLAEHARAVADGSSAQRQASLSLVQIIEQMTAGVGAVADHAHLTAENAQDARRLSQQGTRAVADASDEIERIALSVEESSRVIAALGDRSQAIGGIVQVIREIADQTNLLALNAAIEAARAGEQGRGFAVVADEVRNLAVRTARATSEIGAMIAAIQDETRAAIGSIGRGADQAHAGAELARQAADSLDRINQGAQQTMERIDEIASAIADQSREADRVVDHVRDIMSMVDRNTAGAAQTLQEAQELESLAVNLHEISKVFQLGETGRRAIECHQRMPAVVQRAAAEIGRQLEQALAAGEIGEEALFSPSYRPIPNTNPKKYNTGFDSLTDRLFPRIQEPILTDHPEIFYAVGCDRNGYVPTHNQRFSQPLTGDEAVDLAHNRTKRIFDDPVGKQCGAHELPFLIQTYRRDTGEIMHDISAPVRVRGRHWGGFRIGYRA; from the coding sequence ATGAGTATCGCCATCGGTGCCGTCTCGGCATTGAGTGGTTTGGGACTCGTAGCGCTGATCGATGAGCTGTCGATTCCGGCCTTGGCCGGGAGCGCTGTCCTGTGGGTCTTTGTCGTGGTGTTGAACTGGCTCATTCTGAACGCCACGGTCGGTCGCCCCCTGGCCGCCCTGGATGCGACCCTGCAGGCCATGTACAGGGACGGCGATCTGTCGCGGCGCGTGTCCGTGCGCATCGGACCGACCCGGAGCTGTATCGAGCACTTCAATGCCCTGATCGAAAGCTTTCAGGGCATCATCGGCAAAGTCATCTTCGACGCCGAGCGCCTCGCCAATACCGCCGATGTCCTCGCTGAGCACGCCCGCGCCGTGGCCGACGGCTCCAGTGCCCAGCGTCAGGCCTCGCTCAGTCTGGTCCAGATCATCGAACAGATGACCGCCGGCGTGGGCGCGGTCGCGGATCATGCCCATCTGACGGCCGAGAACGCCCAGGATGCGCGCCGGCTCTCGCAGCAGGGGACACGCGCCGTCGCGGACGCCTCCGACGAGATCGAACGCATCGCCCTGTCGGTCGAGGAGTCCTCGAGGGTGATCGCGGCGCTCGGGGATCGCTCGCAGGCGATCGGCGGCATCGTGCAGGTCATCCGCGAGATCGCCGATCAGACCAATCTGCTGGCGCTCAACGCGGCCATCGAGGCCGCGCGTGCCGGCGAGCAGGGACGGGGCTTCGCGGTGGTGGCCGATGAGGTGCGCAACCTCGCCGTGCGCACCGCGCGCGCGACCAGCGAGATCGGCGCCATGATCGCGGCCATCCAGGACGAGACGCGCGCGGCCATCGGCTCCATCGGACGGGGCGCCGATCAAGCCCATGCCGGCGCCGAACTCGCGCGTCAGGCGGCCGATTCACTCGATCGCATCAACCAGGGCGCCCAGCAGACCATGGAGCGCATCGACGAGATCGCCTCGGCGATCGCCGATCAGAGCCGGGAGGCCGATCGCGTGGTGGATCACGTCCGCGACATCATGTCCATGGTCGATCGCAACACCGCCGGCGCCGCCCAGACGCTCCAGGAGGCCCAAGAGCTGGAGAGTCTGGCCGTCAATCTGCATGAGATCAGCAAAGTCTTCCAGCTCGGTGAGACCGGCCGGCGCGCCATCGAGTGCCACCAGCGCATGCCGGCGGTCGTCCAGCGCGCCGCCGCCGAGATCGGGCGTCAGCTGGAGCAGGCGCTGGCGGCCGGTGAGATCGGCGAGGAGGCGCTCTTTTCGCCGAGCTACAGGCCCATCCCCAACACCAACCCCAAGAAGTACAACACGGGCTTCGACAGCCTGACCGACCGGCTCTTCCCGCGCATCCAGGAGCCCATCCTGACCGATCACCCCGAGATCTTCTATGCCGTCGGCTGTGACCGCAACGGCTATGTGCCCACGCACAATCAGCGTTTCTCGCAGCCCCTGACCGGCGATGAGGCCGTGGATCTGGCTCACAACCGGACCAAGCGGATTTTCGACGATCCGGTCGGCAAGCAATGCGGGGCGCATGAGCTGCCGTTCCTGATCCAGACCTATCGGCGCGACACCGGCGAGATCATGCACGACATCTCGGCGCCCGTGCGGGTGCGCGGGCGTCATTGGGGTGGTTTCCGGATCGGTTATCGGGCTTGA
- a CDS encoding LysR family transcriptional regulator: MHVSLRQLRVFEAVARHNSYTRAAEELHLSQPAVSMQVRQLEDEIGLPLFERLGKQVVVTEAGREVFHYSRAIGQSLREMEEVLESLKGVSRGTLCIAVASTVNYFAPRLMAIFQQRHPGIGLRLDVTNRESLVQMLDSNSVDLVLMGVPPRNVEVEAEAFMDNPLVVIAPPDHPLAGEHGIPLARLAEETFVMREEGSGTRQAMERFFSERGQEIRHGMQMTRNEAVKQAVRSGLGLSVVSLHTIELELETRRLVTLDVEGFPDRRQWYLVYRRGKRLSPAAGAFREFVLSEAARIALPTRVIQAV, translated from the coding sequence ATGCATGTCTCACTGCGCCAACTGCGGGTCTTCGAGGCCGTCGCGCGCCACAACAGCTACACGCGCGCGGCCGAGGAGCTGCATCTGAGTCAGCCGGCCGTCTCGATGCAGGTGCGCCAACTGGAGGATGAGATCGGGCTGCCGCTGTTCGAGCGGCTCGGCAAACAGGTCGTCGTCACCGAAGCCGGACGCGAGGTGTTCCATTACAGCCGCGCCATCGGCCAGTCACTGCGCGAGATGGAAGAGGTGCTGGAGTCGCTCAAGGGCGTCAGCCGGGGTACCCTGTGCATCGCCGTGGCCAGCACGGTCAACTATTTCGCCCCACGGCTGATGGCCATCTTCCAGCAGCGTCATCCGGGGATCGGCCTGCGGCTCGACGTCACCAATCGCGAAAGCCTGGTGCAGATGCTCGACAGCAACTCGGTCGACCTGGTACTCATGGGCGTGCCGCCGCGCAACGTCGAAGTCGAGGCCGAAGCCTTCATGGACAATCCGCTGGTGGTGATCGCCCCGCCGGATCATCCGCTGGCCGGCGAGCACGGCATTCCGCTGGCGCGGCTGGCCGAAGAGACCTTCGTGATGCGCGAGGAAGGCTCGGGCACCCGGCAGGCGATGGAGCGCTTCTTCAGCGAACGCGGGCAGGAGATCCGTCACGGGATGCAGATGACGCGCAACGAGGCGGTCAAGCAGGCGGTGCGTTCGGGGCTGGGGCTGAGCGTGGTCTCGCTGCACACCATCGAACTGGAGCTGGAGACGCGGCGGCTGGTGACGCTGGACGTCGAAGGCTTTCCGGACCGGCGTCAGTGGTATCTGGTCTATCGGCGCGGCAAGCGGCTCTCGCCGGCCGCCGGCGCTTTTCGCGAGTTCGTGCTGAGCGAGGCGGCGCGGATCGCACTGCCGACTCGGGTGATCCAGGCGGTTTAG